In Aerococcaceae bacterium zg-252, the genomic window ACTCCGGTTGTACATTACAATCCAGACTGGCGATTGTATTCTATGAAGGAACCGTTCAGCACCTCTATTTTGTTGCAGAAACACAAGGTTCTATGAATTTAATGCAGCTTCATTTAATTGAAGAATCAAAGATTCACTGTGCAAGAAAACACTTTAAGTCCATCAGCAATGGTGAGGTAGTTTACGATATTGTTGATAACTATAAGACTTGTCTTGATATGGTTGCGAAGTAAGGAGGAATATTTATGCCGACAACAATAGAAGTTAACAAACAAAGTGTGGAGGCTTTACTTGGTAGTGGAAGAGCTAAATCCTTTGTTATTCCAGAATATCAGCGCCCTTATGCTTGGACTGATGAACAGGTAGAAACACTGTTTGAAGATTTGTGGGAATTTACAGCTACCAGTGGAGGTACTGAACGTGAAGGTTCGTACTTCCTTGGCAGTGTTGTTGCCTATGAAAATGAAAATGGTGAACAAGAGATAATTGATGGTCAACAGCGTATTACGTCTTTATTCCTGTTGTTAAGAGCTATTTACACAAAATTAGTTGTTACTCCTATAGCAGAACGTACTGCAGAGGCTAATAACTTTATTGGTAAAATTGAGCCTGCGATTTGGCGCACAAACAAATTAACTGGAACAGTTGATTATCAAAATATACTCCTTACATCACGAGTAGTGAATAATGAAGGAAATGAGATTTTACGTAACATACTTGAAACAGGAAAAGCGGATGAAAACGCAAAAGACAATTATTCTAAGAATTATAGACATTTTCAAAAATTGTTTGATAAGCATTCAAACGAAAATCCATTAATGGTCTATCAGTTTATTTATGCTTTATTGAATCAAGCTATTCTTTTACCAATAACTGCAGACACACAGGATACAGCATTAACTATTTTCTCAACTTTGAATGATAGAGGCTTGCCGCTATCCGATGCGGATATATTTAAAGCGAAGATTTATAACCAGCTTGATGTAGAGGATAAAAAAATATTCATTGACCGTTGGAAAGACCTTGATGAACAGGCAACTGAAGCTAATGAGAGCATTCAACAGTTGTTCTATTACAATATGTTTTATCTTCGAGCTTTGGAGAAGGATACAAATACAACTACACCCGGTGTGAGAAAGTATTATGCTGCAAACAAGTTTGAGCGTTTGTATCAGCCGGGATTGTTAGACAAATTATTTGTTATTCTCGATTTGTGGAAAGTAATCAATAAGAACGATGTACTTGAAGATGAAGCGTGGTCTTCAAATATTAAGATTAAACAGACGTTAGATACTCTTACTTCATATCCTAATGAGTTCTGGAAGTATCCGGTTGTAATTTATTATGTAAGTTATCGTAAGG contains:
- a CDS encoding DUF262 domain-containing protein; translated protein: MPTTIEVNKQSVEALLGSGRAKSFVIPEYQRPYAWTDEQVETLFEDLWEFTATSGGTEREGSYFLGSVVAYENENGEQEIIDGQQRITSLFLLLRAIYTKLVVTPIAERTAEANNFIGKIEPAIWRTNKLTGTVDYQNILLTSRVVNNEGNEILRNILETGKADENAKDNYSKNYRHFQKLFDKHSNENPLMVYQFIYALLNQAILLPITADTQDTALTIFSTLNDRGLPLSDADIFKAKIYNQLDVEDKKIFIDRWKDLDEQATEANESIQQLFYYNMFYLRALEKDTNTTTPGVRKYYAANKFERLYQPGLLDKLFVILDLWKVINKNDVLEDEAWSSNIKIKQTLDTLTSYPNEFWKYPVVIYYVSYRKEADFETKFGLFLNKLLAELMTKYILIPTINAVKPDILKLNSAIIASSIPKFDFKELDASQLEARIQKPNRNMVRMLLKTLAYEHQDTLLPSKWEIEHIFPQKWQTNYFLDVPESIIKEKIEHIGNKLPFEKKLNIVAGNGYFGKKKKEYAASKIVITKAIGTSDIQEWNMDFIMKRDIRVSDSITAILKKWNNEYLNIPSEAPADEPTAEDLARIEEFKKKGWI